The following are encoded together in the Babylonia areolata isolate BAREFJ2019XMU chromosome 30, ASM4173473v1, whole genome shotgun sequence genome:
- the LOC143275537 gene encoding uncharacterized protein LOC143275537, with protein MFSPSPSSSSSSSSPSPNQPGRRQSSPPRLPLCRVQGRSRGLAPFHKRRHSWKEEPGWLPNPLDSDSEHEEELVVSHERALKQDGDLTVSHELPKPSKHCRGFSHSSLVPSRPHPQRNRSSDSPSPHTDTWGTDKAAAWSSGRRRQRRRRRCNSEPCSGTSNLSTCSRHSGDDSGDSLSSACGAHTKNPPRLKWSLVNQLWKTRKTQTASGLKTSYTSENEEKGEEWKDLERELEWLVTDPESHCPEGLHLPGEDTHSIIEDLNLPLELKDTHTITENPTAPQTPTNAAAYNAASSAPPSFVRDVGVVLVGTRWRREHELEWLYEPEWNNTELGLFWNVLKPHLESLLLKGGDEAEEDLPDPRVDVRGLDSSDPRMVDRCLLHVQRHIWKGNYRQAIADFRAVTRHFRSCAVSKSALIEGRELKNDVEILRMVFCKKRPSRYRLWI; from the exons atgttctccccctccccctcctcctcctcctcctcctcctcccccagccctaACCAGCCAGGGAGGAGACAGTCCTCGCCACCACGCCTCCCTCTGTGTCGCGTGCAGGGCCGGTCACGTGGTTTGGCCCCTTTCCATAAAAGGAGACACAGCTGGAAGGAGGAGCCCGGGTGGCTTCCGAACCCATTGGACTCTGATTCAGAGCACGAGGAAGAGTTGGTGGTCTCCCATGAACGTGCTTTAAAGCAAGATGGAGACTTGACCGTCTCCCATGAACTTCCGAAGCCATCAAAGCATTGCCGAGgcttctctcactcctccctggTGCCGTCGCGCCCACATCCACAGCGGAACCGTTCCTCTGATTCCCCAAGTCCCCACACCGACACCTGGGGCACAGACAAAGCTGCAGCCTGGTCGTCAGGAAGACGaagacaaaggaggaggaggaggtgtaacTCAGAGCCCTGTTCAGGGACATCGAATTTGTCAACGTGTTCTCGTCACTCAGGAGATGATAGCGGCGACAGTCTTTCCTCAGCGTGTGGTGCTCACACCAAGAATCCTCCCCGGCTCAAATGGAGTCTGGTGAACCAGCTTTGGAAAACGCGTAAAACCCAGACAGCGAGCGGACTCAAGACGTCGTACACTTCCGAAAACGAGGAGAAGGGTGAAGAATGGAAGGATCTGGAAAGGGAGCTGGAATGGCTGGTGACGGATCCAGAAAGTCACTGTCCGGAGGGTCTGCACCTCCCTGGAGAAGACACCCACAGCATCATAGAGGATTTGAACCTCCCCCTAGAACTTAAAGACACCCACACGATCACAGAGAACCCAACAGCACCGCAGACTCCAACCAACGCCGCTGCCTACAACGCAGCATCATCAGCCCCGCCTTCTTTTGTGAGGGACGTGGGTGTGGTGCTCGTGGGGACCCGGTGGAGGCGAGAGCATGAGCTGGAGTGGCTGTACGAACCCGAGTGGAACAACACGGAGCTGGGCCTGTTCTGGAACGTTCTGAAGCCTCACCTGGAGTCGCTGCTGCTGAAGGGCGGGGATGAGGCCGAGGAAGACCTTCCGGATCCCCGCGTGGACGTCCGCGGGTTGGATTCCTCTGATCCCAGGATGGTGGACAG ATGTCTACTACACGTTCAGCGCCATATTTGGAAAGGGAACTACCGGCAGGCCATAGCGGACTTCCGGGCAGTGACACGTCACTTCCGCAGCTGCGCAGTGTCCAAGTCGGCACTGATAGAGGGCAGGGAGCTGAAAAATGACGTGGAAATTCTGAGAATGGTTTTCTGCAAGAAAAGACCTTCCAG GTATCGATTGTGGATCTGA